One segment of bacterium DNA contains the following:
- the recO gene encoding DNA repair protein RecO, whose amino-acid sequence MHESRFEGIVIGHENWGDADRLISFYTPHNGKVEAVARGVRHEKSKLRGHLELLTHGEFMIAKNHGRGVLIDAMSHKTFSALRTHTEIAYLGEGVANMYDTYLYPHAVDVALWELLFTTLEELAGAREAVHADFHDILERFARRFLKCLGYLADSCKKSSLQTYDGLLLHTDILGPQFVAMAKGLKHLAAPVPSD is encoded by the coding sequence ATGCACGAATCGAGATTTGAAGGAATTGTCATAGGTCATGAAAACTGGGGCGATGCGGATCGCCTAATTTCGTTTTATACGCCGCATAACGGCAAGGTTGAGGCGGTTGCGCGCGGAGTTCGGCATGAAAAATCGAAGCTCAGGGGGCATCTGGAACTTTTGACGCATGGCGAATTTATGATCGCGAAAAACCACGGAAGAGGCGTGCTCATTGACGCCATGTCGCATAAGACGTTTTCGGCATTGCGTACGCATACAGAGATTGCATACCTCGGAGAGGGTGTTGCGAATATGTATGATACGTATCTCTACCCACACGCGGTTGATGTGGCGCTTTGGGAGTTGCTTTTTACAACGCTTGAGGAACTCGCAGGAGCAAGAGAAGCCGTCCATGCAGATTTCCATGACATTCTTGAAAGATTCGCGCGGCGGTTTCTCAAGTGCCTTGGCTATTTAGCCGATAGTTGTAAGAAGTCTTCTTTGCAGACGTACGACGGACTACTTCTGCACACGGATATTTTAGGACCGCAGTTTGTTGCTATGGCGAAGGGGCTGAAACATCTTGCTGCGCCGGTGCCATCAGATTGA
- a CDS encoding AAA family ATPase, with product MHLARLEINGFKSFGEKVVLEFAPGVTSIVGPNGSGKSNVVDAIRWALGEQGYKGIRLEKSDDVIFLGSKSKGKMSRASVEMLFKDVQQDRGIPYEELIVARQVYRDGEGEYFLNKAQVRLKDINEMLARAHVSTKNYSIVTQGMSDQLLRFSPQELRNTVEDASGVKEWQLKKRDAERKLTRSGEHALQVQALLAELKPYLNNLRSQMKRWEKRDEYARRLQELKELKVYVRLKSLQERRIVLDKERAALQEAIRRMEEEKQNMTSQIIAAEKEFGSKSSQKEPLQDTKLQELYEKRMQLERELIKIESQLSGYAVSRKGAPDLTAIFRKISEIRSFLEELSSQTSFEMLKDGVLEAAESLQAMESLFSAGSSEIPKEMHDAQEKTKEAIGKIERELDEVKLRSREAHVQEQQLKETLFQKERALRRLEDDLERALEKEASLMGELGRHEGEERGIFQEAREHIPDAPAGLAELLRVLETTFGGREVPLLQRIEEDIIRASVHLSDVGELDPNMKSEYEKVDERFNFLSKELEDVRGAKDDLQKLVVDLAGEIQKKFEEAFLSVNKEFSKYMQTIFGGGKGELIKLVPPKRKTSAEDDPEDMGNEEEEQEKEGIVVRVELPGKRIKSLELLSGGERALTSLAFLFAIIATVKPPFVVLDEVDAALDEANSKRFANLLESVRIETQCIVVTHNRSTMAAAQALYGVTMGGDGISRILSLKLES from the coding sequence ATGCATCTTGCCAGACTTGAAATTAACGGATTCAAATCCTTTGGAGAGAAGGTCGTTTTGGAGTTTGCCCCGGGAGTGACTTCAATTGTGGGGCCAAACGGCTCCGGAAAATCAAATGTGGTGGACGCCATCCGCTGGGCGCTGGGGGAACAGGGATATAAAGGGATACGTCTTGAGAAAAGCGACGATGTTATTTTTCTTGGTTCTAAAAGCAAGGGGAAAATGTCGCGCGCATCCGTTGAGATGCTTTTTAAAGACGTTCAGCAGGATCGCGGGATTCCGTACGAAGAACTTATCGTTGCGCGTCAGGTGTATCGCGACGGAGAAGGAGAATATTTTCTTAATAAAGCCCAGGTGCGCCTCAAGGACATCAATGAAATGCTGGCGCGAGCGCATGTTTCAACAAAGAACTATTCTATTGTAACCCAGGGCATGTCCGACCAGCTTTTGCGTTTTTCCCCGCAGGAATTGCGCAATACGGTGGAGGATGCGAGCGGCGTGAAAGAATGGCAACTAAAGAAACGCGACGCCGAGAGGAAACTTACAAGATCGGGAGAACATGCCCTGCAGGTGCAGGCACTGCTTGCAGAGCTCAAGCCCTACCTGAACAATCTCCGCAGTCAAATGAAGCGGTGGGAGAAAAGAGACGAATACGCGCGGAGACTTCAGGAGTTAAAAGAACTGAAGGTTTATGTCCGCCTGAAATCTCTGCAAGAGCGGAGGATCGTGCTTGATAAAGAGCGCGCCGCTCTCCAGGAGGCCATCCGGCGCATGGAGGAAGAGAAGCAGAACATGACTTCCCAGATCATTGCTGCCGAAAAAGAATTCGGCTCAAAGAGTTCCCAGAAGGAGCCTCTCCAGGATACAAAACTTCAGGAGCTTTACGAAAAACGGATGCAGCTTGAGAGGGAGCTTATTAAGATAGAATCGCAACTTTCCGGATACGCGGTTTCACGCAAAGGTGCACCGGACCTTACGGCAATATTCCGGAAAATTTCTGAAATACGTAGTTTTCTGGAAGAACTTTCTTCCCAAACTTCTTTTGAGATGCTAAAGGACGGAGTTTTGGAAGCGGCTGAATCTCTTCAAGCCATGGAGAGCTTGTTTAGCGCCGGATCCAGCGAAATCCCAAAAGAGATGCACGATGCGCAGGAGAAGACAAAAGAAGCGATTGGGAAGATCGAACGGGAGCTTGATGAGGTTAAGCTGAGAAGCAGAGAGGCGCACGTGCAAGAACAGCAACTCAAGGAGACGTTGTTCCAAAAGGAGCGCGCACTGCGCCGGCTCGAAGACGATCTGGAACGAGCGCTTGAAAAAGAAGCGTCGCTTATGGGAGAGCTTGGCCGGCATGAGGGCGAGGAGCGCGGAATTTTTCAGGAAGCCCGCGAGCATATTCCCGATGCGCCCGCGGGGCTTGCGGAACTTTTGCGCGTGCTGGAAACGACATTCGGCGGCCGCGAGGTGCCGCTCCTGCAGCGCATTGAGGAGGATATTATTCGCGCAAGCGTTCATCTTTCCGACGTTGGAGAGCTGGACCCGAACATGAAATCAGAATACGAAAAAGTTGACGAGCGATTTAATTTTCTAAGCAAGGAACTGGAGGATGTACGGGGAGCCAAGGACGATCTGCAGAAACTCGTTGTGGACCTAGCCGGTGAAATTCAGAAAAAGTTTGAAGAGGCGTTTTTGAGCGTGAACAAGGAATTCAGCAAATATATGCAGACGATATTCGGCGGCGGGAAAGGAGAGCTTATTAAATTAGTTCCTCCAAAGCGTAAGACTAGCGCGGAGGATGACCCGGAAGACATGGGAAACGAAGAGGAAGAACAGGAAAAAGAGGGTATCGTGGTCCGCGTGGAACTTCCCGGGAAGCGCATCAAGTCGCTTGAGCTTCTTTCGGGCGGTGAGCGCGCGCTTACGTCGCTCGCATTCCTTTTTGCGATCATCGCCACCGTCAAACCCCCATTTGTGGTTTTAGATGAAGTGGATGCGGCTTTGGACGAAGCAAACTCAAAGCGGTTTGCCAATCTTCTTGAGAGCGTCCGTATCGAGACCCAATGTATCGTGGTGACGCATAACCGTTCCACGATGGCAGCCGCCCAGGCCCTTTACGGCGTTACCATGGGAGGAGACGGGATTTCAAGGATTTTATCGCTCAAACTCGAATCCTAA
- the rnc gene encoding ribonuclease III, whose translation MLDFSLLEARLGIEFRNKDLLRQALVHRSYLNENPSLGLDHNERLEFLGDAVIELAVTEFLYKNYPNPEGDLTNWRASLVNAKILSYLAREAGIEDFLMLSRGEAKDMGRARQYILANAIEAVVGAMYLDLGYEAAREFIERVVIKELPRILEERSYKDPKSRLQEEAQDRVGATPSYQVVAEWGPDHDKRFRVGVFVGQDLVAEGEGASKQEAEEHAAENALTKKKW comes from the coding sequence ATGTTGGATTTCTCATTGCTTGAAGCAAGGCTTGGCATAGAATTTCGAAACAAGGATCTCTTGCGCCAGGCGCTTGTCCATCGCTCGTATTTGAACGAAAATCCGTCGCTCGGACTTGATCACAACGAGCGTCTTGAATTTTTGGGAGACGCCGTCATTGAGCTTGCAGTGACGGAGTTTTTATATAAAAACTATCCAAATCCCGAGGGAGATCTCACCAACTGGCGCGCGTCGCTGGTTAATGCTAAGATACTTTCTTATCTTGCTCGTGAGGCCGGTATTGAGGATTTTTTGATGCTTTCTCGCGGTGAGGCAAAAGATATGGGCCGGGCGCGCCAGTATATTCTTGCAAACGCCATTGAAGCCGTGGTGGGAGCAATGTATTTGGACCTGGGTTATGAAGCAGCGCGTGAATTTATTGAACGCGTGGTTATAAAGGAACTTCCAAGGATCCTGGAAGAGCGCAGCTACAAAGATCCCAAAAGCCGTCTTCAGGAAGAAGCGCAGGACCGCGTCGGCGCCACGCCCTCATATCAAGTTGTGGCTGAATGGGGACCCGATCACGACAAGCGTTTCCGCGTCGGAGTTTTTGTGGGTCAGGATCTTGTAGCCGAAGGAGAGGGCGCGTCCAAGCAGGAAGCCGAAGAGCACGCGGCGGAAAACGCGCTGACGAAGAAAAAATGGTAA
- the argS gene encoding arginine--tRNA ligase: MTPRDTIRAAIQRSLKSLGAGDVSFSVEKTEKPEHGDYATNASLLATKWLKKNPMEIAELVKENLGKDKELGDYIERIETAKPGFVNFFLSQKFLQRSVGEILKAKEKFGRGKLKEYVNIEFISANPTGPLTLANGRGGFYGDALYNVLQFAGAKAEKEYYINDAGNQMRTLGESILAAAGLAEKQEQHYQGGYIASYAKETYERLLETYIADPEELGKEVAHRILDREIKPPIKRAGISFDKWISEDGDIRGKGLVEKALKMLEKKGLTYEKEGAIWLKTSAFGDTEDRVLVKSIQKNYTYLASDIAYHLEKWKRGFTKLITIWGADHHGAVARLNAAMQMFGKPDVHIILMQLVRLMEDGKETRMSKRTGNFVTLSELFDDVGVDVARFFFLMREPNSHLDFDLAVAKEHSQKNPVYYVQYAHARLSNILKRAQERGDRKAKQDLKLLQKPEEFSLIKILLQFPELVEDIAQTYAVHRLPQYTMQLAAVFHRFYDTTRVIDVDRNVSMARLMLVQATKFVLTSTLKIMGISAPSHM; encoded by the coding sequence ATGACACCGCGAGACACCATAAGAGCCGCAATACAAAGATCGCTTAAAAGCCTCGGCGCGGGAGATGTTTCTTTTTCCGTGGAAAAAACAGAGAAGCCGGAACACGGAGACTATGCGACAAACGCGTCGCTGCTTGCTACCAAATGGCTCAAAAAAAATCCCATGGAGATCGCCGAACTTGTCAAAGAAAATCTGGGAAAGGATAAAGAACTCGGCGATTACATCGAAAGAATTGAGACCGCGAAGCCCGGCTTTGTAAATTTTTTCCTATCACAGAAATTTCTTCAAAGATCGGTCGGAGAGATTTTGAAGGCGAAAGAGAAATTCGGCAGAGGGAAATTGAAAGAGTACGTCAATATTGAATTCATATCCGCAAACCCAACCGGACCCCTAACGCTTGCAAATGGCCGGGGCGGATTTTACGGAGATGCGCTGTATAATGTTTTACAGTTTGCCGGCGCAAAGGCCGAGAAAGAATATTACATCAACGATGCGGGAAACCAGATGCGGACGCTCGGCGAATCCATTCTTGCCGCAGCAGGCCTTGCCGAAAAACAGGAACAGCACTATCAGGGCGGTTATATCGCATCATACGCAAAGGAAACATACGAGAGACTGCTGGAAACATATATTGCGGATCCCGAGGAACTGGGAAAAGAGGTTGCGCACCGCATTCTCGATCGCGAGATAAAGCCGCCCATAAAACGGGCGGGAATCTCATTTGATAAGTGGATATCGGAAGACGGAGATATTCGCGGAAAGGGACTTGTTGAGAAGGCGTTAAAAATGCTTGAGAAAAAGGGTCTGACGTATGAAAAAGAAGGTGCAATTTGGTTGAAAACGTCGGCATTCGGCGATACCGAAGACCGGGTGTTGGTGAAAAGTATCCAAAAAAATTACACGTATCTTGCCTCAGACATTGCGTATCATCTGGAAAAGTGGAAGCGGGGATTTACCAAGCTCATCACTATCTGGGGCGCCGACCACCATGGTGCCGTGGCGCGCCTGAACGCGGCGATGCAGATGTTCGGGAAACCCGATGTGCACATAATTCTTATGCAGCTGGTGCGTCTCATGGAAGACGGCAAGGAAACGCGTATGTCAAAGCGCACGGGGAATTTCGTCACGCTCTCCGAATTATTCGATGATGTCGGCGTGGATGTGGCGCGGTTCTTCTTCCTTATGCGTGAGCCGAACTCGCATTTGGATTTTGATCTGGCGGTTGCCAAGGAACATTCTCAAAAAAATCCAGTCTACTACGTGCAGTATGCGCACGCACGACTCTCGAATATTTTGAAGAGGGCGCAAGAGCGGGGAGACCGCAAGGCAAAACAGGACCTGAAGCTTTTACAAAAGCCCGAAGAATTTTCTCTTATCAAAATACTCTTACAATTTCCAGAACTGGTGGAAGATATAGCGCAGACATACGCAGTGCATCGTCTGCCACAATACACCATGCAGCTTGCCGCTGTGTTCCATAGATTCTACGACACCACCCGCGTCATTGATGTTGACCGGAATGTGAGCATGGCGCGCCTGATGCTTGTACAGGCGACGAAGTTCGTTCTTACGAGCACTCTTAAAATTATGGGTATCTCTGCCCCCAGCCACATGTAG
- the ftsH gene encoding ATP-dependent zinc metalloprotease FtsH has protein sequence MNGKKTASRFWFGIFIIGAVILYYALINTERAAGPVNLTYSELYSQISDGKISSVEIAPDGDMRGMLKSGGKFTATIPPGDPDIYRHLREKNVNTKILPKEQANWWLSALMNFGPFLLLIGVWILMMGQMQSGSNKALSFGKSKARLLRPNQKKITFKDVAGVEEAKEELQEVIEFLKDPGKFQKLGGRIPRGALLIGPPGTGKTLLARAVAGEASVPFFSISGSDFVEMFVGVGASRVRDLFEQGKKSAPCIIFIDEIDAVGRHRGAGIGGGHDEREQTLNQLLVEMDGFDGNEGIIMIAATNRPDILDPALLRPGRFDRRVVVSLPDINGRTGILQVHVQKVPMGEDVKLAVIARGTPGFSGADLANLVNEAALIAARQNRGTVAMTDFEKAKDKVLMGAERRSLVLSEDEKKNTAYHEAGHTLVAASLPHTDPIHKVTIIPRGMALGVTMQLPEEDKHGYTRKYLESRLAVLMGGRVAEELFLGQITTGAANDIEQVSHLARKMVCEWGMSENLGLLKFGVGAENPFLAKQISDQQLRNYSEKTAQDIDEEVKSLASQAYKTAKDILDKNHQILKSIAEALLLHETLDGEQVRKLIAGETLSSPQTP, from the coding sequence ATGAATGGTAAAAAAACAGCTTCGAGGTTCTGGTTTGGCATCTTCATCATTGGCGCGGTGATACTTTATTATGCGCTCATTAACACCGAGCGAGCAGCGGGTCCGGTCAATCTTACGTACAGCGAGCTGTACAGCCAGATTTCCGATGGCAAAATCTCCTCGGTGGAAATTGCTCCGGATGGCGATATGCGAGGGATGCTGAAGAGCGGAGGGAAATTTACCGCAACAATACCTCCGGGCGACCCCGACATCTACCGGCATCTTCGAGAAAAGAATGTCAACACAAAGATTCTTCCCAAGGAACAGGCGAATTGGTGGTTGAGCGCTTTGATGAATTTTGGTCCGTTTCTGTTATTAATCGGCGTTTGGATCTTGATGATGGGGCAAATGCAATCCGGCAGCAATAAAGCTCTCTCATTTGGCAAATCCAAGGCAAGGCTTTTAAGGCCGAACCAGAAAAAAATCACTTTCAAGGATGTCGCCGGAGTTGAGGAAGCAAAAGAAGAACTGCAAGAGGTCATTGAATTTCTAAAAGATCCCGGGAAGTTCCAGAAGCTTGGTGGACGCATACCTCGTGGCGCGCTCCTGATTGGTCCTCCTGGAACCGGCAAGACTCTGCTTGCCCGCGCCGTTGCCGGAGAGGCAAGTGTTCCCTTTTTTTCCATTTCGGGGTCCGATTTCGTGGAGATGTTCGTTGGTGTCGGCGCAAGCCGCGTAAGGGATCTTTTTGAACAAGGCAAGAAGAGCGCCCCCTGCATCATTTTTATTGATGAGATAGATGCGGTGGGCCGGCATCGAGGTGCGGGAATTGGCGGCGGGCACGACGAACGAGAACAGACGCTCAACCAGCTTCTTGTGGAAATGGACGGTTTTGATGGAAATGAAGGCATTATCATGATCGCGGCGACCAACAGGCCCGATATTCTGGATCCGGCGTTACTGCGTCCGGGAAGATTTGACAGGCGTGTCGTGGTGTCGCTTCCGGATATTAACGGCCGCACCGGCATTCTCCAGGTTCATGTCCAAAAAGTTCCCATGGGCGAAGATGTGAAGCTTGCGGTAATTGCCCGGGGTACGCCGGGGTTTTCCGGAGCGGACCTGGCGAATCTCGTCAACGAAGCGGCCCTTATTGCCGCTCGCCAAAATCGAGGAACGGTTGCCATGACCGACTTTGAAAAAGCGAAAGACAAAGTACTTATGGGTGCGGAACGCCGCTCTCTGGTGTTGAGCGAAGATGAAAAGAAAAACACCGCGTACCACGAAGCCGGACATACTCTGGTTGCCGCAAGTCTTCCCCACACCGATCCGATACACAAGGTGACGATCATTCCGCGGGGGATGGCTTTGGGAGTGACGATGCAGTTACCGGAAGAAGACAAACACGGCTATACCCGGAAGTACCTGGAAAGCCGTCTTGCGGTCCTAATGGGCGGGCGAGTTGCCGAAGAGCTGTTTTTGGGCCAAATCACCACGGGTGCAGCCAACGACATTGAGCAGGTAAGCCATCTTGCCCGCAAGATGGTGTGTGAGTGGGGCATGTCGGAAAATCTTGGCCTCCTCAAATTCGGTGTTGGCGCAGAAAACCCATTTTTGGCCAAGCAGATATCGGATCAGCAACTTAGGAATTATTCTGAAAAAACCGCGCAGGATATTGACGAGGAAGTGAAAAGTCTGGCGTCTCAAGCGTACAAGACCGCGAAAGATATCCTGGATAAAAACCACCAAATATTGAAAAGCATTGCCGAAGCGCTGCTTCTTCACGAGACGCTTGATGGCGAGCAGGTCCGAAAACTGATTGCCGGAGAGACGTTGTCGTCTCCCCAAACACCCTAA
- the nusB gene encoding transcription antitermination factor NusB produces MANRHLSRSIAMQSLFEWDFRGKDMAKLDDIVEKNIREFGPGMEDATFVKDLVAKVLEKIPQINEIIVRCAPEWPLEQITPVDRNVLRVGIYELLYGNREEVPPKVAINEAIELAKTFGGESSGKFINGVLGTIYREIGEPMKDHKPPAKEEKEKVVGDNAAPSETPQSSVAEDAGGNV; encoded by the coding sequence ATGGCCAATAGGCATTTATCCAGATCCATCGCCATGCAGTCGCTCTTTGAGTGGGATTTTCGCGGCAAAGACATGGCAAAATTGGATGACATCGTGGAAAAAAATATCCGCGAATTCGGACCCGGCATGGAAGATGCGACGTTTGTCAAGGATCTAGTGGCAAAAGTCTTGGAAAAAATCCCGCAGATAAACGAGATCATTGTCCGCTGCGCTCCCGAATGGCCGCTTGAACAGATCACGCCCGTTGACCGCAATGTGCTGAGGGTGGGCATTTACGAATTACTCTACGGCAACCGCGAGGAAGTTCCTCCCAAGGTCGCCATCAACGAAGCTATCGAACTTGCCAAAACATTCGGAGGAGAATCTTCCGGAAAATTCATAAACGGAGTGCTGGGCACCATCTATCGAGAGATCGGAGAGCCGATGAAAGACCACAAACCCCCGGCAAAAGAAGAGAAGGAGAAAGTCGTAGGTGACAACGCGGCACCGTCAGAAACACCGCAATCGTCAGTGGCAGAGGATGCCGGAGGTAATGTCTAA
- a CDS encoding class I tRNA ligase family protein — MISFPELEEGVLARWRENKTFEKSLERRKGVEPFVFFEGPPTANGRPGIHHVLARAFKDIICRYKTMAGFFVSRKAGWDTHGLPVELEVEKQLGLKSKKDIEQYGIAAFNKKCKESVWTYKDEWEKLTDRMGFWLDMARPYITYDPKYMETLWWVIRRIWERRDEKGNRFLYQGHKVVPYCARCGTGLSSHEVAQGYKNISENSVYVKFKVTEGNDEKIKTGNVYILVWTTTPWTLPANLALAVGENILYAHVYVKETKEHFYVAKDRLSALPEGSFDIKDTRAGKGLIGWKYEPLYGTLKEKNENAYKIYTADFVSTADGTGVVHIAPMYGEDDYNLGKEHNLPNLHTVELDGTVKKGLGIPGEGKFVKDADKDITADLKEREILFKEEACAHDYPFCWRCDRPLLYYAKPSWFISMSRVREKLIENNNYITWVPEHMKEGRFGEWLKEVKDWNFSRERYWGTPLPIWKCEACGKEECIGSLEELDARAYKKSGNTYYASRHGEAEFNCLNRMSDKVEDQNHLTQEGRRQVFVAAEKLKKSGIDLIFSSDLLRTKETAETIGEALGIKVSFDERLREIRVGDFGGKPAAEYHEYFASRSLNRFDTAVEGGETWADLRGRMMAFWMELEEKHQGKNILIVSHGDPLWVLERTLSGFGDDDFRQVGTQPTGREEYPTYAEPRKIFYGTMPRDEEGSVNLHRPYVDEFYLCCRCGKKMTRVKELIDVWFDSGSMPFAQGHYPFEHKDDIDSGKTFPAEYISEAIDQTRGWFYTLLAVSTLLDKGAPYKNVISLSHVLDAKGQKMSKSKGNVVSPWDIISKYGVDALRWYFFTANDPGDYKLFDEKHVEERMRGFLGTLWNCAVFYKTYERGQKANEQEEVAEHKLDKWILSKLGILVQVVRLEKLDSYDVTGAARAIERFVVDDLSQWYVRRSRERLQENKVSMAAFRKVLETVSCLAAPFIPFVADAIWQELGNKESVHLADYPSGPIIKEDELNLIREMEIVRIVVAKGLEKRAEAKIKIRQSLTRYTTSTDLLSVYGIKNLDAGFLDILKEELNVKEIVFGEKEELDTLITPELQAEGDARELMRKIQDARRKAGLKPGERIELVVGDEKEKKILESDLGIAVKNKTSTVTVKFNLGSELAIMRDTSSHARIEI; from the coding sequence ATGATAAGTTTTCCGGAACTTGAAGAAGGGGTCCTTGCGCGATGGCGCGAGAATAAAACGTTTGAAAAAAGTCTTGAGCGGCGCAAGGGCGTCGAACCCTTCGTATTTTTTGAAGGGCCGCCAACCGCAAACGGCCGCCCCGGTATCCATCACGTGCTTGCGCGCGCATTCAAGGACATTATCTGCCGCTATAAAACCATGGCGGGATTTTTTGTTTCTCGAAAAGCCGGGTGGGATACGCACGGTCTCCCGGTCGAGCTGGAAGTGGAGAAACAACTGGGGCTGAAATCAAAAAAAGACATTGAACAATACGGCATTGCCGCATTCAACAAAAAATGTAAGGAGTCGGTGTGGACCTATAAAGACGAATGGGAAAAGCTGACCGACCGCATGGGATTTTGGCTTGACATGGCCCGTCCCTACATCACCTACGACCCAAAGTATATGGAGACGCTTTGGTGGGTTATCAGGCGGATATGGGAACGGAGGGACGAGAAAGGGAACAGGTTTTTATACCAGGGACATAAGGTGGTACCCTACTGCGCGCGGTGCGGCACAGGGTTATCTAGCCACGAAGTTGCGCAGGGGTATAAGAATATTTCCGAGAATTCGGTGTATGTGAAGTTTAAAGTTACTGAGGGGAACGACGAAAAAATAAAAACAGGCAACGTGTATATTCTCGTTTGGACTACTACGCCTTGGACGTTGCCGGCGAATTTAGCTCTCGCAGTTGGAGAAAATATTCTGTACGCGCATGTATATGTAAAGGAGACGAAAGAACATTTCTATGTGGCCAAAGACCGACTTTCGGCGCTGCCCGAAGGTTCGTTTGACATTAAAGATACTCGTGCGGGGAAGGGACTAATTGGATGGAAGTACGAACCGCTTTACGGAACGCTCAAAGAAAAAAACGAAAACGCATATAAAATATATACTGCTGATTTTGTTTCCACCGCCGATGGTACGGGCGTGGTCCACATCGCGCCCATGTATGGAGAAGATGACTATAATCTAGGGAAGGAACATAACTTGCCAAACCTGCATACCGTGGAGTTGGATGGCACGGTGAAAAAGGGCCTGGGCATTCCGGGAGAAGGGAAGTTTGTTAAGGACGCGGATAAAGATATCACCGCGGACCTGAAAGAGCGGGAAATTTTATTTAAAGAAGAAGCTTGCGCTCACGATTACCCATTCTGCTGGCGCTGTGACAGACCACTTTTATATTACGCAAAACCCTCATGGTTTATTTCGATGTCGCGCGTTCGCGAGAAACTCATTGAGAATAACAATTATATAACGTGGGTTCCCGAACACATGAAAGAGGGGAGATTCGGAGAGTGGCTGAAAGAAGTAAAAGACTGGAATTTCTCGCGCGAACGGTATTGGGGGACACCCCTGCCTATTTGGAAATGTGAAGCGTGCGGAAAAGAGGAATGCATCGGCTCTCTTGAAGAACTGGATGCGCGGGCCTATAAAAAGTCCGGCAATACCTATTACGCTTCGCGTCACGGCGAAGCGGAATTCAATTGCTTAAATAGAATGAGTGATAAAGTGGAAGACCAGAACCATCTTACCCAGGAAGGAAGGAGGCAGGTATTTGTTGCCGCCGAGAAACTTAAAAAATCCGGCATTGATCTTATCTTCTCTTCCGACCTTTTGCGCACGAAAGAAACCGCGGAGACGATCGGCGAAGCACTTGGCATTAAAGTTTCTTTCGACGAGCGGCTACGCGAGATACGGGTCGGGGATTTCGGTGGGAAGCCGGCAGCGGAGTATCATGAGTACTTTGCGTCAAGGAGCCTTAATCGGTTTGATACAGCGGTGGAGGGAGGAGAAACGTGGGCAGATCTTAGGGGGCGCATGATGGCATTCTGGATGGAGCTTGAAGAAAAACATCAGGGCAAGAACATCCTTATCGTAAGCCATGGTGACCCCTTGTGGGTTCTGGAACGTACGCTCTCGGGGTTTGGCGATGACGATTTTAGGCAAGTCGGCACACAGCCAACCGGGCGGGAAGAATACCCTACATATGCCGAACCTCGAAAGATTTTTTATGGCACCATGCCCCGAGACGAAGAAGGAAGTGTAAATCTTCACCGTCCTTATGTCGATGAGTTTTATCTGTGCTGTAGGTGTGGAAAAAAAATGACGCGCGTCAAGGAACTTATAGATGTATGGTTCGACTCCGGGTCCATGCCGTTCGCGCAAGGACATTATCCGTTCGAGCACAAAGACGATATTGATAGCGGCAAGACGTTTCCCGCCGAATATATTTCGGAAGCCATAGATCAGACACGCGGTTGGTTCTATACCCTACTTGCAGTTTCCACCCTGCTCGACAAAGGTGCGCCATATAAAAACGTCATTTCGCTCTCTCACGTGCTGGATGCCAAGGGACAGAAGATGTCCAAATCTAAAGGAAATGTGGTAAGCCCCTGGGACATTATCAGCAAATACGGCGTGGACGCCCTTCGCTGGTATTTTTTTACCGCAAATGACCCCGGAGATTACAAGTTGTTCGACGAAAAGCATGTCGAGGAGCGCATGCGCGGATTTTTGGGAACGCTATGGAATTGCGCGGTGTTTTATAAGACATATGAAAGGGGGCAGAAAGCCAACGAGCAAGAGGAAGTAGCTGAACATAAGCTTGATAAATGGATTCTATCCAAGTTAGGAATTCTCGTTCAGGTAGTACGGCTTGAAAAATTAGATTCTTATGATGTCACAGGAGCTGCGCGCGCAATTGAGCGATTCGTAGTTGACGACCTCTCGCAATGGTATGTTCGAAGAAGCCGCGAACGCCTACAGGAGAACAAAGTGTCCATGGCAGCATTCCGGAAGGTTCTTGAAACCGTTTCATGTCTTGCGGCGCCCTTTATTCCGTTTGTTGCCGATGCAATATGGCAAGAACTAGGAAACAAAGAATCCGTGCATTTGGCCGACTACCCCTCCGGGCCAATAATAAAAGAAGATGAACTGAATCTTATTAGAGAGATGGAGATTGTTCGTATTGTGGTTGCAAAGGGTCTTGAGAAACGGGCCGAGGCTAAAATAAAAATTCGGCAATCGCTCACCAGATACACTACATCCACAGATTTATTGTCGGTATATGGCATAAAAAATCTTGATGCGGGATTCTTAGATATTTTGAAAGAAGAACTGAATGTAAAAGAAATAGTATTTGGCGAGAAGGAAGAATTGGACACTCTTATTACCCCGGAATTACAGGCGGAGGGTGACGCGCGTGAACTTATGCGAAAGATTCAGGATGCGCGCAGAAAAGCCGGACTAAAACCTGGTGAAAGAATTGAGCTTGTGGTCGGCGATGAAAAGGAAAAGAAAATACTTGAATCCGACCTGGGCATTGCAGTTAAAAATAAAACCTCCACCGTTACCGTGAAATTCAATTTGGGATCGGAGCTTGCAATAATGCGCGATACCAGTTCGCATGCACGAATCGAGATTTGA